The stretch of DNA GCGGCACGGCGGCGCTGACGAGGTACTGGCCGGTGTTCTGCACGCCGAGCGCCTTGCCCGACCACCACGGCCCGGCTCGTTCGGCCACGGCCGTGAACGCCAGCCCGTTGTCGGCGACGGTGACGACGCTGGCGACGACGACGAGCACCACCGCGAACGGGGTCGGCTCGAGCAGGCCGAGCGCCAGCATCGCCACGGCGGCGGCGAGCGCGACGACGCGCATCGGTCCCATGCGGCTGCCGACCCGGTCGGACCACCACCCGACGCCGACGCGCCCCGCCGACCCGAGCAGCTGGGTGACGGCCACGAGCGCGCCGGCAGCCGGCGCGGACCACCCGCGCTCGGCGATCAGCCAGGTCAGCATGAACGTCCACACGGTGAACTGAGGGACGACGAGCAGGGCCGACGCCCCGTGGATGCGCAGCAGCGACGCGTCGCCGGCGTACGGGCTGGCGGTCTCGCCGTCGCGCAGGGCCTCGGCGCGGGCCCGGCGGGGCGGGTCGACGACCAGCGCCGCGCAGGCCACGAGGGTGGCGGCGTTGATCGCGGCGATGGTGAGCAGCGTGGTCCGCAGGTCGGTCGCCTCGACGAGGGTCGGGACGAGGACGGCAGCGAGCCCGACCCCGAGCGGCAGCGCGGCCTGTCGGATGCCCATGGCGGTGCCGCGACGTTCCGGCGGGAACCAGCCGACGACGAGCCGGCCGCTGGCGGCGTTGGAGCTGGCGACGCCGACGCCCGCGACGAACCAGCAT from Aeromicrobium erythreum encodes:
- a CDS encoding MFS transporter; protein product: MASPNRWLMLAVGMLAQVSGTVAANAAVALIPFLTRDRGLTLGHAGALASASLLGTTVSLVAWGVVVDRWGERLTLTLGLVVTTVGSAGAAFADGYLPLAACWFVAGVGVASSNAASGRLVVGWFPPERRGTAMGIRQAALPLGVGLAAVLVPTLVEATDLRTTLLTIAAINAATLVACAALVVDPPRRARAEALRDGETASPYAGDASLLRIHGASALLVVPQFTVWTFMLTWLIAERGWSAPAAGALVAVTQLLGSAGRVGVGWWSDRVGSRMGPMRVVALAAAVAMLALGLLEPTPFAVVLVVVASVVTVADNGLAFTAVAERAGPWWSGKALGVQNTGQYLVSAAVPPVVGVLIAAAGYGWAFGLVAVLPLLALPLVPTERPRRPAPAVE